A single genomic interval of Spinacia oleracea cultivar Varoflay chromosome 6, BTI_SOV_V1, whole genome shotgun sequence harbors:
- the LOC110796340 gene encoding uncharacterized protein, protein MIPLNLTLSPPPSSSLSLSSPFLPFKLNYAQNLLNQKKKNKQILQLRRRGICRVELQQDAPLAIAIGACVLNSLLFSDTAASFPEDEDAAVSSTDARFAVMTIIGFIPYFNWLSWVFALMDTGKRRYAVYALVYLAPYLRTNLSLSPEESWLPIASIVLCVIHIQLEASIRSGDLDNFNFFNEAAKRLGLGKKHSHVKHSEETHKEARKQGNMKLPLGEQSRDEIRKWRVPTRPSQDVEHVDEDDGDFDDRMQH, encoded by the exons ATGATCCCCCTCAacctcactctctctcctcctccttcttcttcactttctctctcatctcccTTTCTTCCTTTCAAACTCAACTATGCCCAGAACTTGCTCAATCAG AAAAAGAAGAATAAGCAAATATTGCAACTGAGAAGAAGAGGAATATGTAGGGTTGAACTACAGCAGGATGCGCCTTTGGCGATTGCTATCGGCGCGTGTGTGTTGAATTCCCTTTTGTTTTCTGACACCGCCGCTTCTTTTCCGGAGGATGAAGACGCCGCCGTAAGCTCCACCGATGCAAGGTTTGCGGTTATGACTATCATTGGTTTCATCCCTTACTTCAATTGGTTG AGCTGGGTTTTTGCTTTGATGGATACGGGTAAACGACGTTATGCTGTCTATGCACTTGTATATTTAGCCCCTTACCTCAG GACCAATCTCTCACTATCTCCAGAGGAGAGTTGGCTGCCAATTGCAAGCATTGTTCTCTGTGTTATCCATATACAG CTAGAAGCGAGTATTAGAAGTGGTGATCTTGATAATTTCAACTTCTTTAACGAGGCAGCAAAGCGTCTTGGTTTGGGTAagaaacatagtcatgtgaaaCATTCAGAAGAAACGCACAAGGAG GCAAGAAAACAAGGAAACATGAAATTACCTTTGGGGGAACAGTCAAGGGATGAGATTAGAAAATGGAGAGTCCCCACAAGGCCTTCCCAAGATGTTGAACACGTGGATGAAGATGACGGTGATTTTGATGATAGAATGCAACACTAA